In one Leptolyngbya sp. BL0902 genomic region, the following are encoded:
- a CDS encoding DUF6516 family protein: MLSPEDYIHRVKATLTQSPVIATWTMLNETILSNRGHIRVRLTLQNGDFVEASEFFYFKETGIEQQRYRYQWMDSTKTKLRKRWDNAPHFPEIATFPHHVHVEQEDKVFPSTMLGILDLVALLESAITDTSAPNAP; encoded by the coding sequence ATGTTATCCCCTGAAGACTATATCCATCGTGTTAAAGCAACCCTTACCCAGAGTCCTGTCATTGCGACATGGACAATGCTCAACGAAACGATCTTGAGCAATCGGGGGCATATCAGGGTGCGACTGACGCTGCAAAATGGTGACTTTGTTGAGGCATCCGAATTCTTTTACTTTAAGGAAACCGGAATCGAGCAGCAGCGATATCGCTATCAATGGATGGATTCAACTAAAACTAAACTGCGTAAACGTTGGGATAATGCTCCGCACTTTCCAGAGATTGCTACGTTTCCGCACCATGTCCATGTAGAACAGGAGGATAAGGTCTTCCCAAGCACCATGTTGGGTATCCTCGACTTGGTTGCCCTTTTAGAATCCGCCATAACCGATACATCTGCTCCGAATGCGCCCTAA